One genomic region from Streptomyces venezuelae encodes:
- a CDS encoding HAD family acid phosphatase, whose protein sequence is MPSVPPTTPATTRTAARRRVAAGATGALALTACLVVGPAPAASAADPDTHLVSTAALEDVDYATWRKDVAAVVAQARPYIEERAEDAGTEKQAIVLDIDNSSLETDFHPFWELPTPAIPEIRDLVGDAHAKGVKVFFVTARPGIIHSLTDWNLKRVGYPVDGLYVRSLPDLFAEVSAYKTEKRAEIEAKGYTIIANIGNNTTDIVGGHAERAFKLPDYDGKLS, encoded by the coding sequence ATGCCCTCCGTACCCCCCACCACCCCCGCGACCACCCGCACGGCAGCCCGCAGGCGCGTCGCCGCCGGCGCCACGGGTGCGCTGGCCCTGACGGCCTGCCTCGTCGTCGGTCCCGCGCCCGCCGCCTCCGCGGCCGACCCGGACACCCACCTGGTGTCGACCGCCGCCCTCGAGGACGTGGACTACGCGACCTGGCGCAAGGACGTGGCCGCCGTCGTCGCCCAGGCCCGCCCGTACATCGAGGAGCGCGCGGAGGACGCCGGCACCGAGAAGCAGGCGATCGTCCTCGACATCGACAACTCCTCGCTGGAGACCGACTTCCACCCCTTCTGGGAGCTGCCGACCCCGGCCATCCCGGAGATCCGCGACCTGGTCGGGGACGCCCACGCCAAGGGAGTGAAGGTCTTCTTCGTCACCGCGCGGCCGGGCATCATCCACTCCCTCACCGACTGGAACCTGAAGCGGGTCGGCTACCCGGTCGACGGTCTGTACGTGCGCTCGCTGCCCGACCTGTTCGCCGAGGTCAGCGCGTACAAGACGGAGAAGCGCGCGGAGATCGAGGCCAAGGGGTACACGATCATCGCGAACATCGGCAACAACACCACCGACATCGTCGGCGGGCACGCCGAGCGCGCCTTCAAGCTGCCCGACTACGACGGCAAGCTCTCCTAG
- a CDS encoding lipoprotein: MEHPIRIMASAAALLVSGVLTAGCAAPEPLPEVTQGARPTAAPATEGTKDAKAAAPSGATLGGAGSACALPVSFALAEEWEPEAIEDPENPEFAALTRQGPATVRCEVDAKPAGHVGYLRVWTAGKAPARAALEGFVKAEEKSTGVTYRETKAGALPAIEVTYTVADELLEEPKEERAFAVATPKGTVIVHLGGLDTAEHRAMLPAYELAKSTAKAL, translated from the coding sequence ATGGAACACCCGATACGGATCATGGCCTCGGCCGCCGCCCTGCTGGTCAGCGGGGTGCTGACGGCCGGTTGCGCCGCTCCCGAGCCGCTGCCCGAGGTCACGCAGGGCGCCCGGCCGACCGCGGCGCCGGCCACGGAGGGCACGAAGGACGCGAAGGCCGCGGCCCCTTCCGGTGCGACCCTCGGCGGTGCGGGGTCGGCCTGTGCGCTGCCCGTCTCCTTCGCGCTGGCGGAGGAGTGGGAGCCCGAGGCGATCGAGGACCCCGAGAACCCGGAGTTCGCGGCGCTCACCCGCCAGGGACCGGCCACGGTCCGCTGCGAGGTGGACGCCAAGCCGGCGGGGCACGTCGGTTACCTCCGGGTGTGGACGGCGGGGAAGGCTCCCGCCCGGGCCGCCCTCGAAGGCTTCGTGAAGGCCGAGGAGAAGTCCACCGGCGTCACCTACCGGGAGACGAAGGCGGGCGCCCTGCCCGCCATCGAGGTGACGTACACGGTCGCCGACGAGCTGCTGGAGGAGCCCAAGGAGGAGCGGGCCTTCGCCGTCGCGACCCCGAAGGGGACGGTGATCGTCCACCTCGGCGGGCTCGACACGGCGGAGCACCGGGCGATGCTCCCGGCGTACGAGCTGGCGAAGAGCACGGCGAAGGCGCTCTGA